From Vogesella sp. XCS3, the proteins below share one genomic window:
- a CDS encoding GNAT family N-acetyltransferase, which yields MSSNFALGLRPSRSQDQPFIQQVFSSARPDLQYIDGEADLIESVIQLQQEVLLRGAEQAHPGAMHFIIEQDGQPIGVTLVDFGEQAVHIIFLAMLPALRGMGYGKQVLQHLQQAAWQVRAPLTVVVWKSNLAARQLYLSLGFMVAEQGEMADKLVWHPQQDPAQQRAAALLPA from the coding sequence ATGTCATCGAATTTTGCCTTGGGTCTACGCCCGTCGCGTAGCCAGGACCAGCCCTTTATCCAGCAAGTATTCAGCAGCGCCCGGCCGGATTTGCAGTATATCGATGGGGAAGCCGACCTGATCGAGTCTGTTATCCAGCTGCAGCAAGAAGTATTGCTGCGAGGGGCCGAGCAAGCGCACCCCGGAGCCATGCATTTCATCATCGAACAGGATGGCCAGCCCATTGGGGTAACCTTGGTCGATTTTGGTGAGCAGGCCGTGCACATCATCTTTTTGGCGATGTTGCCGGCGCTGCGTGGCATGGGCTATGGCAAACAGGTTTTGCAGCATCTGCAACAGGCTGCCTGGCAGGTGCGCGCCCCGCTCACCGTGGTGGTATGGAAAAGCAATCTGGCGGCTCGCCAGCTGTATTTGTCGCTGGGCTTTATGGTGGCAGAGCAGGGCGAAATGGCCGACAAGCTGGTATGGCACCCGCAGCAAGACCCGGCACAGCAGCGGGCAGCTGCCCTGCTACCAGCCTGA
- a CDS encoding peptidylprolyl isomerase: MNITKDTAVTLRMKVTDSQGNIYDDGKKPVSYLHGDYDNLFAKLEAALEGQEAGYQTTLELSPADAFGERDEALVTTMAKVDFPPGVKVGGQIQRTGPDGEPRYYFVTKIKGPTVLLDGNHPLCGKTLRFAIKVVDVRAATAEEIAHQHVHGEHGHQH, translated from the coding sequence ATGAACATTACTAAAGACACCGCCGTTACCCTGCGCATGAAAGTTACCGATAGCCAGGGCAATATCTACGACGACGGCAAAAAGCCGGTTTCTTACCTGCACGGCGATTACGACAACCTGTTCGCCAAGCTGGAAGCAGCGCTGGAAGGCCAGGAGGCCGGCTACCAGACCACGCTGGAACTGAGCCCGGCTGATGCATTTGGCGAGCGTGACGAAGCACTGGTCACCACCATGGCCAAAGTGGACTTTCCGCCAGGCGTGAAAGTAGGCGGCCAGATCCAGCGCACCGGCCCGGACGGCGAGCCGCGCTACTATTTTGTGACCAAGATCAAAGGCCCTACCGTGCTGCTGGACGGTAACCACCCGCTGTGCGGCAAAACCTTGCGCTTCGCCATCAAGGTGGTAGACGTGCGCGCGGCCACCGCCGAAGAAATTGCCCACCAGCACGTACACGGCGAACACGGCCACCAGCACTGA
- a CDS encoding phage tail protein, with translation MDAYMGTITIYGFNYAPQDWALCQGQTYQVSQYEALYSLLGTLYGGTASQNFKLPNLTGRMPIGTGPAQPAYNLPAYNPGQFGGTQNVALSVANLPAHSHTATSMAVTFHAAGTPTPATPAAAPSASNPYLGASGAGTGLATVWSTALNNPVSVKGLSATGNTDLTGGNAPVSVLNPFLALNFCIAINGLYPVRP, from the coding sequence ATGGATGCCTATATGGGAACCATCACCATCTATGGTTTTAACTATGCCCCGCAAGACTGGGCTCTCTGCCAAGGTCAAACCTATCAGGTGAGCCAATATGAGGCGCTGTACTCACTGCTGGGCACCCTGTATGGCGGTACGGCATCACAGAACTTCAAGCTGCCCAATTTGACTGGCCGCATGCCTATCGGTACCGGCCCGGCGCAGCCTGCTTATAACCTGCCAGCCTACAACCCCGGCCAGTTTGGCGGCACCCAGAATGTGGCGCTGAGCGTGGCCAACCTGCCTGCGCACTCGCACACGGCGACATCCATGGCGGTAACATTTCATGCAGCAGGCACACCTACCCCTGCCACGCCCGCCGCTGCTCCAAGCGCCAGCAACCCTTATCTGGGAGCATCCGGCGCCGGCACCGGCTTGGCCACGGTCTGGAGTACTGCACTGAATAACCCGGTATCGGTGAAGGGCCTGTCGGCTACGGGCAATACCGACCTGACAGGTGGCAACGCGCCGGTGTCGGTACTGAACCCGTTCCTGGCGCTGAACTTCTGTATCGCCATTAACGGCCTGTATCCGGTACGCCCGTAA
- a CDS encoding carboxylate/amino acid/amine transporter produces the protein MPYLLIVTALWAFSFSLIGQYLAGQVDSDFAVLLRVLIAAALFLPFTVWRGLPARLLGGFWLAGALQFGVTYLCLYRSFHVLTVPEVLLFTVLTPLYVTLFDDALARRFNPWALLAATVAVGGGVIIRFQPLTGEYLTGFLLLQLANFTFAAGQVLCRRLLQQYPVSQPLHHYFGHFFLGALLLALPSFLLFGDMQRLPHTALQWGVLVYMGVFATALGMYWWVKGSTQVSAGTLAIMNELHVPAGLLVNVLIWNRDADLPRLALGGAVIMASLWINRWGRARLASAQ, from the coding sequence ATGCCTTATCTATTGATTGTTACCGCCCTGTGGGCATTTTCTTTTAGCCTGATCGGCCAGTACCTGGCCGGGCAGGTGGACAGTGATTTTGCCGTGCTGCTGCGGGTGCTGATCGCCGCTGCGCTGTTTTTGCCCTTTACCGTGTGGCGCGGCCTGCCTGCACGCCTGCTGGGTGGTTTCTGGCTGGCCGGCGCGTTGCAGTTTGGCGTGACTTACCTGTGCCTGTATCGCAGCTTTCATGTGCTAACCGTGCCGGAGGTGCTGCTGTTTACCGTGCTGACACCGCTGTATGTCACGCTGTTTGACGATGCACTGGCGCGCCGCTTTAACCCCTGGGCGCTGCTGGCCGCCACGGTGGCGGTGGGTGGCGGGGTGATCATCCGCTTTCAGCCGCTTACCGGGGAATACCTGACCGGCTTCCTGCTGCTGCAGCTGGCCAACTTTACCTTTGCCGCAGGCCAGGTGCTGTGCCGCCGCTTGCTGCAGCAGTACCCGGTAAGCCAGCCGTTGCACCACTACTTTGGCCATTTCTTTCTGGGTGCGCTGCTGCTGGCATTGCCGTCTTTCCTGCTGTTTGGCGATATGCAACGCCTGCCGCATACGGCGCTGCAGTGGGGAGTGCTGGTTTACATGGGGGTGTTTGCCACGGCGCTGGGCATGTACTGGTGGGTAAAAGGCAGCACGCAGGTCAGCGCCGGTACGCTGGCCATCATGAACGAGCTGCACGTGCCGGCGGGCCTGCTGGTAAACGTGCTGATCTGGAACCGCGACGCCGACCTGCCCCGCCTGGCGCTGGGCGGCGCAGTGATCATGGCGTCGCTGTGGATCAACCGCTGGGGCCGCGCGCGGCTGGCCAGCGCACAGTAA